The Methanomicrobia archaeon genomic sequence TTGAAGTTCTTGTCGATCCTGAAGGGGCCGATTTAGTCAGGGGCGGCGCTAACGTGGAAATAGAAGGAGTCTTAGCAGCAGATGAGATATTTGCCGATGCGTCCAAGGGCAAAAAGGCGACGGAAGAGGATTTGATGGGCGCTTTCGCTACCACAGACGTTGTGGAAATAGCGGGGGAGATCATAAAAGAAGGCGAGTTACAGCTCACCACAGAGCAGAGGCGCAAGAAAGTCGAGGAGAAGAGGAAGACAGTAATCGAGCGGATCGCACAGATCTGTATAAACCCGCAGACAAACACGCCCCATCCGCCTACACGAATCGAGATCGCACTGACCGAGGCGAAGGTGCACATTGACCCGTTCAAGAGCGTCGATGAATTGGTAACCGAGGCAATAAAGGCGCTACGACCAATAATTCCGATAAAGGTCGAGGAGACCGAGATAGCGCTAAAAATACCGGCACCATATACCGGACAGGTCTACGAGCTCAAGCGGAATTTCAACGTGACGCGGGAAGAGTGGCAGCAGGACGGCTCGTTTATAGCGATGGTGAAATTACCGGCGGGGATGAGAGACGATCTCTTCTCCCTTTTGAACCGGATAACCAAGGGTGAGGCAGAAACGAAGATAGTGAAGTGATTATGATGTACAAAGTAGTAGTTCCAGGGGATTTTCTCTCCGATGAAGTGAGTCGCGCTGGCGAGGGTACGTATGTCGACAACGGTAAGGTATACGCGCTGAATTATGGCATAGTGAGCGACAAGGGAGCGATAAAAGTGGTCGCGCTTTCTGGGAAGTACGTGCCAGCGAGGGGCGATGTCGTGATCGGTAGAATAATTGAGCTCTCGTATCCGTTTTGGATCGTTGATATCGCATCTCCGTATGAGGCGCGCTTACACCTCTCCGATTTCTCACGAGGTGCAGAAAGACGGATAGATTTTAGCACGATGAGTAACTACCTGGATGTGGGCGATTTGATCATCGCGAAGGTGCAGGATGTAGACCCACTGATGCGAATAGATTTGGACTTGAAAGACGAGATTAAGATCGGTGATCGGGGTCGATTGATAGAGATCTCGCATACGAAGGTGCCTCGTGTCATCGGACGGAGTGGTTCGATGATAAAGCTGCTGAAGGAGAAATGCAAATGTTTCATTTTTATCGCGAAGAATGGCCGTATATGGATAAAAGGCCAGGAAGAGAATATGAATCTCGCCACGCAGGTGGTGTTGATGATCGCGAACGAGGCGCATACTTCAGGATTGACGGATAGAGTGGCGCATTTTTTGGATTCTTATGAGGAAAAAGAAGCATAAAGAAGGGGATGAAGAATAAGGATGAAAGAAGAAGGAATAGAACTTATAAAAGATGGAAAGAGATTAGATGGACGCGGTTTTGAGGAACTCAGGCCGATAAAGATAGAAGTTGGCGTGTTAAAAAGGGCAGATGGGTCCTGTTACTTTGAGATCGGGAATAATAAAGCACTTGCTGCTGTTTATGGGCCGCGGGAGATGCATCCACGGCACTTACAAGATGCGAAGACCGCTGTGGTGAACTACCGGTATAATATGGCACCGTTTTCCGTGGATGAGCGAAAGCGACCGGGCCCGGACAGAAGGAGCGTGGAGATCTCTAAGGTGAGTAGAGAAGCCTTAGACTCGGTGGTTCTCAAGGAATATTACCCGAAGACCGCGATTGACGTCTACGTGGAATTACTCCAGTCGGATGCGGGAACGAGAACGGCAGGCATCAATGCTGCTTCCGTCGCGCTCGCAGACGCGGGAATACCGATGAAAGATCTGGTTTCGTCAATCGCAGTCGGTAAGATCGAGGGTGAAGTGGTATTGGATATGAACGCCCCGGAGGATAACTTTGGTGAGGCGGATATGCCGGTGGCCATAATAGCGAGGACGGATACCATCACCATGCTACAGATGGACGGCCGTTT encodes the following:
- a CDS encoding ribosome assembly factor SBDS, giving the protein MVSLDKAVIARYKHGKKIFEVLVDPEGADLVRGGANVEIEGVLAADEIFADASKGKKATEEDLMGAFATTDVVEIAGEIIKEGELQLTTEQRRKKVEEKRKTVIERIAQICINPQTNTPHPPTRIEIALTEAKVHIDPFKSVDELVTEAIKALRPIIPIKVEETEIALKIPAPYTGQVYELKRNFNVTREEWQQDGSFIAMVKLPAGMRDDLFSLLNRITKGEAETKIVK
- a CDS encoding RNA-binding protein, whose protein sequence is MMYKVVVPGDFLSDEVSRAGEGTYVDNGKVYALNYGIVSDKGAIKVVALSGKYVPARGDVVIGRIIELSYPFWIVDIASPYEARLHLSDFSRGAERRIDFSTMSNYLDVGDLIIAKVQDVDPLMRIDLDLKDEIKIGDRGRLIEISHTKVPRVIGRSGSMIKLLKEKCKCFIFIAKNGRIWIKGQEENMNLATQVVLMIANEAHTSGLTDRVAHFLDSYEEKEA
- a CDS encoding exosome complex exonuclease Rrp41, which produces MKEEGIELIKDGKRLDGRGFEELRPIKIEVGVLKRADGSCYFEIGNNKALAAVYGPREMHPRHLQDAKTAVVNYRYNMAPFSVDERKRPGPDRRSVEISKVSREALDSVVLKEYYPKTAIDVYVELLQSDAGTRTAGINAASVALADAGIPMKDLVSSIAVGKIEGEVVLDMNAPEDNFGEADMPVAIIARTDTITMLQMDGRFTKDEFTRGLELAKKACHEIYELQRAALLDKYSERAGERGEE